In a genomic window of Muntiacus reevesi chromosome 1, mMunRee1.1, whole genome shotgun sequence:
- the RBM27 gene encoding RNA-binding protein 27 isoform X3 has translation MLIEDVDALKSWLAKLLEPICDADPSALANYVVALVKKDKPEKELKAFCADQLDVFLQKETSGFVDKLFESLYTKNYLPPLEPVKPEPKPPVQEKEEIKEEVFQEPAEEERDGRKKKYPSPQKTRSESSERRTREKKREDGKWRDYDRYYERNELYREKYDWRRGRSKSRSKSRGLSRSRSRSRGRSKDRDPNRSVAEHRERSKFKSERNDLESSYVPVSAPAPNSSEQYSSGAQSIPSTVTVIAPAHHSENTTESWSNYYNNHSSSNSFGRNPPPKRRCRDYDERGFCVLGDLCQFDHGNDPLVVDEVALPSMIPFPPPPPGLPPPPPPGMLMPPMPGPGPGPGPGPGPGPGHSMRLPVPQGHGQPPPSVVLPIPRPPITQSSLINNRDQPGTSAVPNLAPVGARLPPPLPQNLLYTVSEHTYEPDGYNPEAPSITSSGRSQYRQFFSRTQTQRPNLIGLTSGDMDANPRAANIVIQTEPPVPVSINSNITRVVLEPDSRKRAMSGLEGPLTKKPWLGKQGNNNQSKPGFLRKNQYTNTKLEVKKIPQELNNITKLNEHFSKFGTIVNIQVAFKGDPEAALIQYLTNEEARKAISSTEAVLNNRFIRVLWHRENSEQPALQSPAQLLLQQQQTLSHLSAQHHHLPQHLHQQQVLVAQSPPSSAHGGIQKMMSKPQTSGAYVLNKVPVKHRLGHASGNQSDAAHLLNQSGGAGDDCQIFSTPGHPKMIYSSSNLKTPSKLCSGSKSHDVQEVLKKKQEAMKLQQDMRKKRQEMLEKQIECQKMLISKLEKNKNMKPEERANIMKTLKELGEKISQLKDELKTSSAVSTPSKIKTKTEAQKELLDTELDLHKRLSSGEDTTELRKKLNQLQVEAARLGILPVGRGKTMSSQGRGRGRGRGGRGRGSLNHMVVDHRPKALTVGGFMEEEKDDLLQHFSPANQGSKFKDRRLQISWHKAKVPSVSTETEEEEVKEEETETSDLFLHDDDDEDEDEYESRSWRR, from the exons ATGTGATGCTGACCCTTCAGCCTTAGCCAACTATGTTGTAGCACTGGTCAAGAAGGACAAACCTGAGAAAGAATTGAAAGCCTTTTGTGCCGATCAACTTGACGTATTTTTACAAAAAG AAACTTCAGGTTTTGTGGATAAGCTATTTGAAAGTCTCTATACCAAGAACTACCTTCCTCCTTTGGAACCAGTTAAGCCTGAGCCAAAACCACCAGtccaagaaaaggaagaaattaaagaagag GTATTTCAGGAGCCAGCAGAGGAAGAACGAGAtggcagaaaaaagaaatacccTAGTCCCCAGAAGACTCGTTCAGAATCTAGTGAACGAAG GACAcgggagaagaaaagagaagatggCAAGTGGAGAGACTACGACCGGTACTATGAGCGGAATGAACTGTACCGTGAGAAGTATGACTGGAGAAGAGGCAGGAGTAAGAGCCGGAGTAAGAGCCGAGGCCTGAGTCGAAGTCGGAGTCGAAGCCGGGGGCGCAGCAAAGACCGGGATCCAAATAGGAGTGTTG CAGAACATAGGGAAAGATCAAAGTTTAAGAGTGAAAGGAATGACTTGGAGAGCTCCTATGTGCCTGTGTCTGCACCAGCTCCGAACTCTTCTGAGCAGTATTCCTCGGGGGCACAGTCTATTCCCAGCACTGTTACTGTGATTGCACCTGCGCACCACTCTGAAAACACAACGGAGAGTTGGTCTAATTACTATAATAATCATAGCTCTTCCAATTCTTTTGGTCGAAACCCACCACCAAAGAGGCGATGCAGAGATTATGATG AAAGAGGATTTTGTGTACTTGGTGACCTTTGTCAGTTTGATCATGGAAATGATCCCCTGGTTGTTGATGAAGTTGCTCTGCCAAGCATGATTCCtttccctccacctcctcctgggCTTCCTCCACCACCGCCTCCTGGAATGTTAATGCCTCCAATGCCAGGCCCTGGCCCAGGCCCTGgtccaggcccaggcccaggccctggCCACAGCATGAGACTTCCTGTTCCCCAAGGACATGGCCAGCCTCCACCTTCTGTTGTGCTTCCCATACCAA GACCACCCATAACACAGTCAAGCTTGATTAACAACCGTGACCAGCCTGGGACAAGTGCAGTGCCCAATCTTGCACCAGTGGGAGCAAGACTACCTCCTCCTTTACCCCAGAACCTCCTTTATACAGTGTCAGAAC ATACCTATGAACCTGATGGTTATAATCCAGAAGCTCCTAGTATTACCAGTTCTGGTAGATCTCAATATAGACAGTTTTTTTCAAGAACACAGACACAGCGCCCAAACCTGATTGGCCTAACATCTGGAGATATGGATGCAAATCCAAGAG CTGCTAACATCGTCATCCAGACTGAACCACCGGTTCCTGTTTCAATTAATAGTAACATAACCCGAGTAGTTCTTGAACCTGATAGCCGGAAAAGAGCTATGAGTGGTTTGGAAGGGCCACTCACAAAGAAACCTTGGTTGGGAAA ACAAGGGAATAACAATCAAAGTAAACCAGGATTCTTGAGAAAGAATCAGTATACAAACACCAAGTTAGAAGTCAAGAAAATCCCTCAGGAATTGAACAACATTACCAAGCTCAATGAACacttcagcaaatttggaactaTTGTTAATATCCAG gttGCTTTTAAGGGAGATCCAGAAGCAGCCCTCATTCAATATCTTACTAATGAAGAGGCCAGAAAAGCCATTTCTAGCACTGAAGCAGTTCTAAACAACCGGTTCATTCGAGTCCTGTGGCACAGGGAAAATAGCGAGCAACCCGCACTACAGTCCCCAGCGCAGCTgctcctgcagcagcagcagacactcAGTCACCTGTCCGCGCAGCACCATCACCTGCCGCAGCACCTCCACCAGCAGCAGGTGCTGGTGGCCCAGTCTCCTCCCTCGTCAGCACATGGGGGCATTCAGAAG ATGATGAGCAAACCGCAGACATCAGGGGCATATGTTCTTAATAAGGTTCCTGTGAAACATCGTCTCGGACATGCCAGTGGTAACCAGAGTGATGCAGCACACTTGTTGAATCAGTCAGGTGGTGCTGGAGATGATTGCCAg atattttcaaCTCCAGGCCATCCAAAAATGATTTATAGCTCCTCAAACTTAAAGACACCTTCAAAACTTTGTTCAGGATCAAAATCTCATGATGTCCAAGAAGttcttaaaaagaaacag GAAGCAATGAAGCTACAACAAGATATGAGGAAAAAGAGGCAAGAAAtgttagaaaaacaaatagaatgCCAAAAG atgTTAATATCCAagctagaaaaaaacaaaaacatgaaaccaGAAGAGAGAGCAAATATAATGAAGACTTTGAAAGAGCTTGGAGAAAAGATCTCACAGTTGAAAGATGAGTTAAAAACATCTTCTGCAGTCTCCACACCatctaaaataaagacaaaaacagag GCCCAAAAAGAACTATTAGATACTGAACTGGACCTTCACAAGAGGCTATCCTCAGGAGAAGACACAACAGAGTTACGGAAAAAACTCAATCAGTTACAGGTTGAG GCCGCGCGATTAGGTATTTTACCTGTCGGTCGAGGAAAGACCATGTCCTCTCAAGGTCGAGGAAGAGGCCGAGGCcgtggagggagaggaaggggttCACTAAATCACATGGTGGTGGACCACCGCCCCAAAGCACTCACAGTTGGGGGCTtcatggaggaggagaaagatgaCTTACTTCAGCATTTTTCA CCTGCAAACCAAGGGTCGAAATTCAAAGACCGTCGGCTACAAATATCATGGCACAAGGCCAAAGTGCCTTCTGTATCCACTGAGACTGAAGAAGAAGAAGTCAAGGAGGAG GAAACAGAAACCTCAGATTTGTTTTTGCATGATGACGACGATGAAGACGAAGATGAATATGAGTCTCGTTCATGGCGAAGATGA
- the RBM27 gene encoding RNA-binding protein 27 isoform X1 has product MLIEDVDALKSWLAKLLEPICDADPSALANYVVALVKKDKPEKELKAFCADQLDVFLQKETSGFVDKLFESLYTKNYLPPLEPVKPEPKPPVQEKEEIKEEVFQEPAEEERDGRKKKYPSPQKTRSESSERRTREKKREDGKWRDYDRYYERNELYREKYDWRRGRSKSRSKSRGLSRSRSRSRGRSKDRDPNRSVAEHRERSKFKSERNDLESSYVPVSAPAPNSSEQYSSGAQSIPSTVTVIAPAHHSENTTESWSNYYNNHSSSNSFGRNPPPKRRCRDYDERGFCVLGDLCQFDHGNDPLVVDEVALPSMIPFPPPPPGLPPPPPPGMLMPPMPGPGPGPGPGPGPGPGHSMRLPVPQGHGQPPPSVVLPIPRPPITQSSLINNRDQPGTSAVPNLAPVGARLPPPLPQNLLYTVSERQPMYSREHGAAASERLQLGTPPPLLAARLVPPRNLMGSSIGYHTSVSSPTPLVPDTYEPDGYNPEAPSITSSGRSQYRQFFSRTQTQRPNLIGLTSGDMDANPRAANIVIQTEPPVPVSINSNITRVVLEPDSRKRAMSGLEGPLTKKPWLGKQGNNNQSKPGFLRKNQYTNTKLEVKKIPQELNNITKLNEHFSKFGTIVNIQVAFKGDPEAALIQYLTNEEARKAISSTEAVLNNRFIRVLWHRENSEQPALQSPAQLLLQQQQTLSHLSAQHHHLPQHLHQQQVLVAQSPPSSAHGGIQKMMSKPQTSGAYVLNKVPVKHRLGHASGNQSDAAHLLNQSGGAGDDCQIFSTPGHPKMIYSSSNLKTPSKLCSGSKSHDVQEVLKKKQEAMKLQQDMRKKRQEMLEKQIECQKMLISKLEKNKNMKPEERANIMKTLKELGEKISQLKDELKTSSAVSTPSKIKTKTEAQKELLDTELDLHKRLSSGEDTTELRKKLNQLQVEAARLGILPVGRGKTMSSQGRGRGRGRGGRGRGSLNHMVVDHRPKALTVGGFMEEEKDDLLQHFSPANQGSKFKDRRLQISWHKAKVPSVSTETEEEEVKEEETETSDLFLHDDDDEDEDEYESRSWRR; this is encoded by the exons ATGTGATGCTGACCCTTCAGCCTTAGCCAACTATGTTGTAGCACTGGTCAAGAAGGACAAACCTGAGAAAGAATTGAAAGCCTTTTGTGCCGATCAACTTGACGTATTTTTACAAAAAG AAACTTCAGGTTTTGTGGATAAGCTATTTGAAAGTCTCTATACCAAGAACTACCTTCCTCCTTTGGAACCAGTTAAGCCTGAGCCAAAACCACCAGtccaagaaaaggaagaaattaaagaagag GTATTTCAGGAGCCAGCAGAGGAAGAACGAGAtggcagaaaaaagaaatacccTAGTCCCCAGAAGACTCGTTCAGAATCTAGTGAACGAAG GACAcgggagaagaaaagagaagatggCAAGTGGAGAGACTACGACCGGTACTATGAGCGGAATGAACTGTACCGTGAGAAGTATGACTGGAGAAGAGGCAGGAGTAAGAGCCGGAGTAAGAGCCGAGGCCTGAGTCGAAGTCGGAGTCGAAGCCGGGGGCGCAGCAAAGACCGGGATCCAAATAGGAGTGTTG CAGAACATAGGGAAAGATCAAAGTTTAAGAGTGAAAGGAATGACTTGGAGAGCTCCTATGTGCCTGTGTCTGCACCAGCTCCGAACTCTTCTGAGCAGTATTCCTCGGGGGCACAGTCTATTCCCAGCACTGTTACTGTGATTGCACCTGCGCACCACTCTGAAAACACAACGGAGAGTTGGTCTAATTACTATAATAATCATAGCTCTTCCAATTCTTTTGGTCGAAACCCACCACCAAAGAGGCGATGCAGAGATTATGATG AAAGAGGATTTTGTGTACTTGGTGACCTTTGTCAGTTTGATCATGGAAATGATCCCCTGGTTGTTGATGAAGTTGCTCTGCCAAGCATGATTCCtttccctccacctcctcctgggCTTCCTCCACCACCGCCTCCTGGAATGTTAATGCCTCCAATGCCAGGCCCTGGCCCAGGCCCTGgtccaggcccaggcccaggccctggCCACAGCATGAGACTTCCTGTTCCCCAAGGACATGGCCAGCCTCCACCTTCTGTTGTGCTTCCCATACCAA GACCACCCATAACACAGTCAAGCTTGATTAACAACCGTGACCAGCCTGGGACAAGTGCAGTGCCCAATCTTGCACCAGTGGGAGCAAGACTACCTCCTCCTTTACCCCAGAACCTCCTTTATACAGTGTCAGAAC GACAGCCCATGTACTCTCGTGAACATGGTGCTGCTGCATCTGAGCGACTTCAGTTGGGGACACCGCCTCCTCTGTTGGCAGCTCGTTTGGTGCCACCTCGAAACCTCATGGGATCCTCCATTGGGTACCATACCTCAgtctccagccccacccctctGGTCCCAG ATACCTATGAACCTGATGGTTATAATCCAGAAGCTCCTAGTATTACCAGTTCTGGTAGATCTCAATATAGACAGTTTTTTTCAAGAACACAGACACAGCGCCCAAACCTGATTGGCCTAACATCTGGAGATATGGATGCAAATCCAAGAG CTGCTAACATCGTCATCCAGACTGAACCACCGGTTCCTGTTTCAATTAATAGTAACATAACCCGAGTAGTTCTTGAACCTGATAGCCGGAAAAGAGCTATGAGTGGTTTGGAAGGGCCACTCACAAAGAAACCTTGGTTGGGAAA ACAAGGGAATAACAATCAAAGTAAACCAGGATTCTTGAGAAAGAATCAGTATACAAACACCAAGTTAGAAGTCAAGAAAATCCCTCAGGAATTGAACAACATTACCAAGCTCAATGAACacttcagcaaatttggaactaTTGTTAATATCCAG gttGCTTTTAAGGGAGATCCAGAAGCAGCCCTCATTCAATATCTTACTAATGAAGAGGCCAGAAAAGCCATTTCTAGCACTGAAGCAGTTCTAAACAACCGGTTCATTCGAGTCCTGTGGCACAGGGAAAATAGCGAGCAACCCGCACTACAGTCCCCAGCGCAGCTgctcctgcagcagcagcagacactcAGTCACCTGTCCGCGCAGCACCATCACCTGCCGCAGCACCTCCACCAGCAGCAGGTGCTGGTGGCCCAGTCTCCTCCCTCGTCAGCACATGGGGGCATTCAGAAG ATGATGAGCAAACCGCAGACATCAGGGGCATATGTTCTTAATAAGGTTCCTGTGAAACATCGTCTCGGACATGCCAGTGGTAACCAGAGTGATGCAGCACACTTGTTGAATCAGTCAGGTGGTGCTGGAGATGATTGCCAg atattttcaaCTCCAGGCCATCCAAAAATGATTTATAGCTCCTCAAACTTAAAGACACCTTCAAAACTTTGTTCAGGATCAAAATCTCATGATGTCCAAGAAGttcttaaaaagaaacag GAAGCAATGAAGCTACAACAAGATATGAGGAAAAAGAGGCAAGAAAtgttagaaaaacaaatagaatgCCAAAAG atgTTAATATCCAagctagaaaaaaacaaaaacatgaaaccaGAAGAGAGAGCAAATATAATGAAGACTTTGAAAGAGCTTGGAGAAAAGATCTCACAGTTGAAAGATGAGTTAAAAACATCTTCTGCAGTCTCCACACCatctaaaataaagacaaaaacagag GCCCAAAAAGAACTATTAGATACTGAACTGGACCTTCACAAGAGGCTATCCTCAGGAGAAGACACAACAGAGTTACGGAAAAAACTCAATCAGTTACAGGTTGAG GCCGCGCGATTAGGTATTTTACCTGTCGGTCGAGGAAAGACCATGTCCTCTCAAGGTCGAGGAAGAGGCCGAGGCcgtggagggagaggaaggggttCACTAAATCACATGGTGGTGGACCACCGCCCCAAAGCACTCACAGTTGGGGGCTtcatggaggaggagaaagatgaCTTACTTCAGCATTTTTCA CCTGCAAACCAAGGGTCGAAATTCAAAGACCGTCGGCTACAAATATCATGGCACAAGGCCAAAGTGCCTTCTGTATCCACTGAGACTGAAGAAGAAGAAGTCAAGGAGGAG GAAACAGAAACCTCAGATTTGTTTTTGCATGATGACGACGATGAAGACGAAGATGAATATGAGTCTCGTTCATGGCGAAGATGA
- the RBM27 gene encoding RNA-binding protein 27 isoform X2 produces MLIEDVDALKSWLAKLLEPICDADPSALANYVVALVKKDKPEKELKAFCADQLDVFLQKETSGFVDKLFESLYTKNYLPPLEPVKPEPKPPVQEKEEIKEEVFQEPAEEERDGRKKKYPSPQKTRSESSERRTREKKREDGKWRDYDRYYERNELYREKYDWRRGRSKSRSKSRGLSRSRSRSRGRSKDRDPNRSVEHRERSKFKSERNDLESSYVPVSAPAPNSSEQYSSGAQSIPSTVTVIAPAHHSENTTESWSNYYNNHSSSNSFGRNPPPKRRCRDYDERGFCVLGDLCQFDHGNDPLVVDEVALPSMIPFPPPPPGLPPPPPPGMLMPPMPGPGPGPGPGPGPGPGHSMRLPVPQGHGQPPPSVVLPIPRPPITQSSLINNRDQPGTSAVPNLAPVGARLPPPLPQNLLYTVSERQPMYSREHGAAASERLQLGTPPPLLAARLVPPRNLMGSSIGYHTSVSSPTPLVPDTYEPDGYNPEAPSITSSGRSQYRQFFSRTQTQRPNLIGLTSGDMDANPRAANIVIQTEPPVPVSINSNITRVVLEPDSRKRAMSGLEGPLTKKPWLGKQGNNNQSKPGFLRKNQYTNTKLEVKKIPQELNNITKLNEHFSKFGTIVNIQVAFKGDPEAALIQYLTNEEARKAISSTEAVLNNRFIRVLWHRENSEQPALQSPAQLLLQQQQTLSHLSAQHHHLPQHLHQQQVLVAQSPPSSAHGGIQKMMSKPQTSGAYVLNKVPVKHRLGHASGNQSDAAHLLNQSGGAGDDCQIFSTPGHPKMIYSSSNLKTPSKLCSGSKSHDVQEVLKKKQEAMKLQQDMRKKRQEMLEKQIECQKMLISKLEKNKNMKPEERANIMKTLKELGEKISQLKDELKTSSAVSTPSKIKTKTEAQKELLDTELDLHKRLSSGEDTTELRKKLNQLQVEAARLGILPVGRGKTMSSQGRGRGRGRGGRGRGSLNHMVVDHRPKALTVGGFMEEEKDDLLQHFSPANQGSKFKDRRLQISWHKAKVPSVSTETEEEEVKEEETETSDLFLHDDDDEDEDEYESRSWRR; encoded by the exons ATGTGATGCTGACCCTTCAGCCTTAGCCAACTATGTTGTAGCACTGGTCAAGAAGGACAAACCTGAGAAAGAATTGAAAGCCTTTTGTGCCGATCAACTTGACGTATTTTTACAAAAAG AAACTTCAGGTTTTGTGGATAAGCTATTTGAAAGTCTCTATACCAAGAACTACCTTCCTCCTTTGGAACCAGTTAAGCCTGAGCCAAAACCACCAGtccaagaaaaggaagaaattaaagaagag GTATTTCAGGAGCCAGCAGAGGAAGAACGAGAtggcagaaaaaagaaatacccTAGTCCCCAGAAGACTCGTTCAGAATCTAGTGAACGAAG GACAcgggagaagaaaagagaagatggCAAGTGGAGAGACTACGACCGGTACTATGAGCGGAATGAACTGTACCGTGAGAAGTATGACTGGAGAAGAGGCAGGAGTAAGAGCCGGAGTAAGAGCCGAGGCCTGAGTCGAAGTCGGAGTCGAAGCCGGGGGCGCAGCAAAGACCGGGATCCAAATAGGAGTGTTG AACATAGGGAAAGATCAAAGTTTAAGAGTGAAAGGAATGACTTGGAGAGCTCCTATGTGCCTGTGTCTGCACCAGCTCCGAACTCTTCTGAGCAGTATTCCTCGGGGGCACAGTCTATTCCCAGCACTGTTACTGTGATTGCACCTGCGCACCACTCTGAAAACACAACGGAGAGTTGGTCTAATTACTATAATAATCATAGCTCTTCCAATTCTTTTGGTCGAAACCCACCACCAAAGAGGCGATGCAGAGATTATGATG AAAGAGGATTTTGTGTACTTGGTGACCTTTGTCAGTTTGATCATGGAAATGATCCCCTGGTTGTTGATGAAGTTGCTCTGCCAAGCATGATTCCtttccctccacctcctcctgggCTTCCTCCACCACCGCCTCCTGGAATGTTAATGCCTCCAATGCCAGGCCCTGGCCCAGGCCCTGgtccaggcccaggcccaggccctggCCACAGCATGAGACTTCCTGTTCCCCAAGGACATGGCCAGCCTCCACCTTCTGTTGTGCTTCCCATACCAA GACCACCCATAACACAGTCAAGCTTGATTAACAACCGTGACCAGCCTGGGACAAGTGCAGTGCCCAATCTTGCACCAGTGGGAGCAAGACTACCTCCTCCTTTACCCCAGAACCTCCTTTATACAGTGTCAGAAC GACAGCCCATGTACTCTCGTGAACATGGTGCTGCTGCATCTGAGCGACTTCAGTTGGGGACACCGCCTCCTCTGTTGGCAGCTCGTTTGGTGCCACCTCGAAACCTCATGGGATCCTCCATTGGGTACCATACCTCAgtctccagccccacccctctGGTCCCAG ATACCTATGAACCTGATGGTTATAATCCAGAAGCTCCTAGTATTACCAGTTCTGGTAGATCTCAATATAGACAGTTTTTTTCAAGAACACAGACACAGCGCCCAAACCTGATTGGCCTAACATCTGGAGATATGGATGCAAATCCAAGAG CTGCTAACATCGTCATCCAGACTGAACCACCGGTTCCTGTTTCAATTAATAGTAACATAACCCGAGTAGTTCTTGAACCTGATAGCCGGAAAAGAGCTATGAGTGGTTTGGAAGGGCCACTCACAAAGAAACCTTGGTTGGGAAA ACAAGGGAATAACAATCAAAGTAAACCAGGATTCTTGAGAAAGAATCAGTATACAAACACCAAGTTAGAAGTCAAGAAAATCCCTCAGGAATTGAACAACATTACCAAGCTCAATGAACacttcagcaaatttggaactaTTGTTAATATCCAG gttGCTTTTAAGGGAGATCCAGAAGCAGCCCTCATTCAATATCTTACTAATGAAGAGGCCAGAAAAGCCATTTCTAGCACTGAAGCAGTTCTAAACAACCGGTTCATTCGAGTCCTGTGGCACAGGGAAAATAGCGAGCAACCCGCACTACAGTCCCCAGCGCAGCTgctcctgcagcagcagcagacactcAGTCACCTGTCCGCGCAGCACCATCACCTGCCGCAGCACCTCCACCAGCAGCAGGTGCTGGTGGCCCAGTCTCCTCCCTCGTCAGCACATGGGGGCATTCAGAAG ATGATGAGCAAACCGCAGACATCAGGGGCATATGTTCTTAATAAGGTTCCTGTGAAACATCGTCTCGGACATGCCAGTGGTAACCAGAGTGATGCAGCACACTTGTTGAATCAGTCAGGTGGTGCTGGAGATGATTGCCAg atattttcaaCTCCAGGCCATCCAAAAATGATTTATAGCTCCTCAAACTTAAAGACACCTTCAAAACTTTGTTCAGGATCAAAATCTCATGATGTCCAAGAAGttcttaaaaagaaacag GAAGCAATGAAGCTACAACAAGATATGAGGAAAAAGAGGCAAGAAAtgttagaaaaacaaatagaatgCCAAAAG atgTTAATATCCAagctagaaaaaaacaaaaacatgaaaccaGAAGAGAGAGCAAATATAATGAAGACTTTGAAAGAGCTTGGAGAAAAGATCTCACAGTTGAAAGATGAGTTAAAAACATCTTCTGCAGTCTCCACACCatctaaaataaagacaaaaacagag GCCCAAAAAGAACTATTAGATACTGAACTGGACCTTCACAAGAGGCTATCCTCAGGAGAAGACACAACAGAGTTACGGAAAAAACTCAATCAGTTACAGGTTGAG GCCGCGCGATTAGGTATTTTACCTGTCGGTCGAGGAAAGACCATGTCCTCTCAAGGTCGAGGAAGAGGCCGAGGCcgtggagggagaggaaggggttCACTAAATCACATGGTGGTGGACCACCGCCCCAAAGCACTCACAGTTGGGGGCTtcatggaggaggagaaagatgaCTTACTTCAGCATTTTTCA CCTGCAAACCAAGGGTCGAAATTCAAAGACCGTCGGCTACAAATATCATGGCACAAGGCCAAAGTGCCTTCTGTATCCACTGAGACTGAAGAAGAAGAAGTCAAGGAGGAG GAAACAGAAACCTCAGATTTGTTTTTGCATGATGACGACGATGAAGACGAAGATGAATATGAGTCTCGTTCATGGCGAAGATGA